One window of the Tetragenococcus koreensis genome contains the following:
- the proC gene encoding pyrroline-5-carboxylate reductase: MKHTIGFYGAGNMAQAIISGLINSGFYQKEEIYVYNHRYEPTLKKVEETYGIQVILREEELFQQSDLIIFAVKPTILTQILPQINPYLQKEHVLVSIAAGVSIQQIEKLTGPHKIIRAMPNTPAMVNQAMSSISPNKLTTQEEIQLVVDVFDSFGKAKVVSEELIDAVVGVSGSAPAYVYLFIEALADGAVLEGLPRDDAYEFATQAVLGAAKMVEDTGKHPGELKDMVTSPKGTTIAAVQSLEESNFRASVMKAVEAAAKKNHEMNK; the protein is encoded by the coding sequence GTGAAACATACGATCGGGTTTTATGGAGCAGGTAATATGGCTCAAGCAATTATTTCTGGGTTGATTAACTCTGGATTTTACCAAAAAGAAGAGATCTATGTTTATAATCATCGCTATGAACCGACCTTAAAAAAGGTAGAGGAAACTTATGGTATCCAGGTAATTTTGCGGGAAGAGGAATTGTTTCAGCAGTCTGATCTGATTATCTTCGCGGTAAAACCGACGATCTTAACTCAGATACTTCCGCAAATAAACCCTTATTTACAAAAGGAGCACGTGCTCGTTTCAATTGCAGCCGGTGTAAGTATTCAACAAATTGAAAAGTTAACTGGGCCGCATAAGATTATTCGTGCTATGCCAAATACACCTGCGATGGTGAACCAGGCGATGTCATCCATTTCACCCAATAAACTTACCACTCAAGAAGAAATACAACTTGTAGTAGATGTGTTCGACAGTTTTGGGAAAGCAAAGGTTGTTTCAGAAGAATTAATTGATGCTGTCGTGGGCGTTTCCGGATCTGCACCAGCTTATGTTTACTTATTTATTGAAGCTTTAGCTGATGGCGCTGTTTTAGAAGGATTGCCCAGAGACGATGCTTATGAATTTGCAACTCAAGCAGTTTTAGGTGCTGCTAAAATGGTAGAAGATACAGGAAAACATCCAGGAGAGTTAAAAGATATGGTGACTTCACCTAAGGGGACCACTATTGCAGCGGTTCAGTCTTTAGAAGAAAGTAATTTTCGTGCGAGTGTCATGAAGGCAGTTGAAGCTGCCGCCAAGAAAAACCATGAAATGAACAAATAA